A stretch of Cicer arietinum cultivar CDC Frontier isolate Library 1 chromosome 5, Cicar.CDCFrontier_v2.0, whole genome shotgun sequence DNA encodes these proteins:
- the LOC140920568 gene encoding ornithine carbamoyltransferase, chloroplastic-like, producing MAVITAHTYKPYLSHSPPNLRHSSPISVSSSPFPLKTTIPCLASSALAAESPLTAKVGNAKKDFLHIDDFDKETILKILDRAIEVKALLLVEWQHLTPQPCSRV from the exons ATGGCTGTGATCACTGCCCACACTTACAAACCCTACCTCTCTCACTCTCCTCCCAATCTTCGCCATTCCTCTCCCATTTCCGTTTCTTCTTCTCCATTTCCGCTCAAAACAACTATACCATGCCTCGCCTCTTCCGCTCTCGCCGCCGAATCACCTCTCACCG CAAAAGTTGGAAATGCGAAGAAAGATTTTCTTCACATAGATGATTTTGATAAGGAAACTATTTTGAAGATATTGGATCGAGCTATTGAGGTGAAGGCATTGCTATTGGTGGAGTGGCAACATTTAACTCCGCAACCATGTTCTCGTGTATAA
- the LOC101497955 gene encoding mannan endo-1,4-beta-mannosidase 7-like has protein sequence MKDKFFLILVFYAFSSLFHVEADSEFVKTRGVQLMLNGSPYYANGFNAYWLMYVASDPSQRNKVSSTFQEASNHGLNIARTWAFSDGGYKPLQYSPGSYNEDMFQGLDFVIAEARRYGIKVVLSLVNNYENFGGKKQYVEWARSQGQSINSEDDFFTNPIVKGYYKNHIKSVVTRRNSLSGVAYKDDPTIMAWELMNEIRCPSDHSGNSVQGWINEMASYLKSIDGNHLLEAGLEGFYGQLKAESNPNFQVGTDFIANNQIPTIDFATLHSYPDQWLSNSGYEDQISFLGSWLNEHIQDAQNILHKPLLFAEFGISTYNSTLRDQFFNTVFSAIYSSASGGGAAAGGLFWQLLAKWMDSFRDGYEVVLGESPSTATLIAQESQKLNRIRKMYARLRNIDKWNKSKGN, from the exons ATGAAGGATAAGTTCTTTCTAATTCTAGTTTTCTATGCATTCTCATCACTATTCCACGTAGAAGCAGACAGTGAGTTTGTGAAAACAAGAGGAGTGCAACTTATGCTAAACGGAAGCCCCTATTATGCAAATGGTTTTAATGCATATTGGTTAATGTATGTTGCTTCTGATCCATCTCAAAGAAACAAGGTTTCATCAACGTTTCAAGAGGCTTCAAATCATGGACTTAACATAGCAAGAACTTGGGCTTTTAGTGATGGTGGTTATAAACCACTACAATACTCTCCTGGATCCTACAATGAGGACATGTTCCAG ggATTGGACTTTGTAATAGCTGAAGCAAGAAGATATGGGATCAAAGTGGTTTTGAGTTTAGTGAACAATTATGAGAATTTTGGAGGAAAGAAACAATATGTGGAATGGGCAAGGAGTCAGGGTCAGTCCATAAATTCTGAAGATGATTTCTTCACGAATCCTATAGTGAAGGGATACTATAAAAATCACATCAAg AGTGTGGTTACAAGACGTAACAGCCTAAGTGGAGTTGCTTACAAAGATGATCCTACAATAATGGCTTGGGAGCTTATGAATGAGATTAGATGCCCTTCAGATCACTCAGGAAATTCAGTTCAG GGTTGGATTAATGAGATGGCATCTTACTTGAAATCCATTGATGGAAACCACTTACTTGAAGCTGGTTTGGAGGGTTTCTACGGGCAATTAAAGGCAGAGTCTAACCCTAACTTTCAAGTAGGAACCGATTTCATTGCAAACAACCAAATTCCCACCATCGATTTTGCAACACTACACTCCTACCCAGATCAAtg GTTATCAAATTCAGGCTATGAAGACCAAATATCTTTCTTAGGTAGCTGGCTCAATGAACACATCCAAGATGCACAGAACATCCTTCACAAGCCCCTTCTATTTGCTGAGTTTGGCATTTCCACTTACAACTCAACACTGAGAGATCAGTTTTTCAATACGGTATTTTCCGCGATATATTCATCAGCAAGTGGTGGTGGGGCTGCTGCCGGTGGCTTATTTTGGCAACTTCTTGCTAAATGGATGGATTCTTTCCGAGATGGTTACGAGGTGGTCTTAGGTGAGAGCCCCTCGACAGCTACTTTGATTGCTCAAGAGTCTCAAAAACTAAACCGAATTCGCAAGATGTATGCCCGGCTCAGAAACATTGACAAGTGGAACAAATCAAAGGGAAATTAG
- the LOC101498284 gene encoding glucose-1-phosphate adenylyltransferase large subunit 2, chloroplastic-like (The RefSeq protein has 1 substitution compared to this genomic sequence), whose amino-acid sequence MDLAIGSNYASLRSSVFLGETLKGNLSTKFLTSPKFSQIHINNLRSFNPRNGASYSVLTSGINDFEESMTFHEGPYFDTPKADPKSVASIILGGGAGTRLFPLTSKRAKPAVPIGGCYRLIDIPMSNCINSGIRKIFILTQFNSFSLNRHLSRSYNFGNVSTFGEGFVEVLAATQTSGEAGKKWFQGTADAVRQFIWVFEDAKTKNVEHILILSGDHLYRMNYMDFVQKHIDTNADITVSCIPMDDSRASDYGLLKIDGKGRIIQFAEKPKGSELKAMRVDTTLLGLSPEEAKKQPYIASMGVYVFRTETLLKLLRSNCSTCNDFGSEIIPSAVNDDHNVQAYLFNDYWEDIGTIKSFFDANLALTDQPPKFQFYDPNTPFYTFPRFLPPTKVEKCKIVDAIISHGCFLRECSVQHSIVGIRSRLESGVELQDTMMMGADYYQTESEIASLLAEGKVPVGVGENTKIRNCIIDKNARIGRNVIITNADGVEEADRTKEGFYIRSGITAILKNATIKDGTVI is encoded by the exons atggatttaGCTATAGGTTCAAACTATGCATCTCTTAGAAGCAGTGTGTTCTTAGGTGAAACTTTAAAGGGAAATTTAAGCACAAAATTTCTCACATCACCTAAGTTTTCACAAATTCACATCAATAATCTTAGAAGCTTTAATCCCAGAAATGGTGCTTCATATTCTGTTCTTACATCAGGGATCAATGATTTTGAAGAGTCTATG ACATTTCATGAGGGACCCTATTTTGATACTCCTAAAGCAGACCCAAAAAGTGTAGCTTCGATCATTTTGGGTGGTGGTGCTGGAACTCGCCTTTTTCCTCTCACTAGCAAAAGAGCTAAACCTGCG GTTCCAATTGGAGGGTGTTACAGACTCATAGATATCCCTATGAGCAATTGCATCAACAGTGGCATTAGGAAAATATTCATCTTGACACAGTTCAATTCTTTCTCCCTCAACCGCCACCTATCCCGCTCCTACAATTTTGGTAATGTCTCCACTTTTGGAGAGGGTTTCGTGGAG GTCTTGGCTGCCACTCAAACATCTGGAGAAGCAGGGAAGAAATGGTTCCAAGGAACAGCTGATGCTGTGAGGCAATTTATATGGGTTTTTGAG GATGCTAAGACCAAGAATGTTGAGCATATATTGATACTCTCTGGTGATCATCTTTATCGAATGAACTATATGGATTTTGTACAG AAACATATTGACACAAACGCTGATATCACGGTATCGTGTATTCCCATGGATGACAG TCGAGCATCAGATTATGGGCTGCTAAAAATTGACGGAAAGGGACGGATTATACAGTTTGCGGAAAAGCCCAAGGGATCAGAACTGAAAGCAATG CGTGTCGACACCACACTTCTTGGGTTATCTCCAGAAGAAGCAAAGAAACAACCTTATATTGCATCCATGGGTGTCTACGTGTTCAGAACCGAGACCCTACTGAAACTTTTAAGATCAAACTGTTCTACATGCAATGACTTTGGATCTGAAATCATTCCATCTGCTGTGAACGACGATCACAATGTCCAG GCATATTTGTTCAACGACTACTGGGAAGATATTGGAACCATAAAGTCCTTCTTTGATGCAAATCTGGCCCTAACAGATCAG CCTCCAAAATTTCAATTCTATGATCCAAATACACCTTTCTACACTTCCCCAAGATTCCTACCACCCACTAAAGTAGAAAAATGCAAG ATCGTGGACGCAATTATTTCTCACGGTTGCTTCTTGAGGGAGTGCAGTGTTCAACATTCTATTGTCGGAATACGCTCACGTTTAGAGTCCGGTGTGGAGCTTCAG GATACTATGATGATGGGTGCTGATTACTATCAAACCGAGTCTGAAATTGCGTCTCTGCTGGCAGAAGGGAAGGTCCCAGTTGGGGTTGGAGAAAATACCAAAATCAG GAATTGTATTATCGACAAGAATGCAAGAATCGGAAGAAATGTGATAATTACAAATGCAGAT GGTGTTGAAGAAGCAGACAGAACTAAGGAAGGATTTTACATTAGGTCAGGTATCACGGCTATACTGAAGAATGCAACAATTAAAGATGGAACAGTTATATGA